One stretch of Ipomoea triloba cultivar NCNSP0323 chromosome 8, ASM357664v1 DNA includes these proteins:
- the LOC116027991 gene encoding myb-related protein 308-like, with the protein MGRAPCCSKEGLRKGPWSAKEDLLLTNHIQEHGEGQWRSLPKKAGLLRCGKSCRLRWMNYLRPGIKRGNFSQEEEDLIVRLHSLLGNRWSLIAGRLPGRTDNEIKNYWNTHLLKKLKSAGIEPKPRQAKKKPAKPRPDSQNLNPNKKKKQKARNSEQPLRQADQTTPPEKTQNRTKVYAPKPIRLSPPGISRINSLEDVAGSASSSSGEVDNKAAVTADPPPFIPWHLYELGGDVDFCDQILDGCDLSSPKCSGPTTDGLLEKVYDEYLHLLSENCFESLTDDYLCDYPFVDDNVAPTTSSNNSDLN; encoded by the exons ATGGGAAGAGCTCCTTGCTGCTCCAAAGAAGGGCTTAGAAAAGGGCCTTGGTCTGCTAAGGAGGATTTGCTGCTCACTAATCACATTCAAGAACATGGTGAAGGCCAATGGAGATCTTTGCCCAAGAAAGCTG GGCTACTGAGGTGCGGAAAGAGTTGCAGGCTGAGATGGATGAACTACCTGAGACCGGGGATTAAACGGGGGAATTTCAGCCAGGAAGAGGAGGATCTGATCGTGCGGCTACATTCACTCCTGGGGAACAGGTGGTCCCTCATTGCAGGCAGGTTGCCAGGTCGAACGGACAATGAGATCAAGAACTACTGGAACACTCATCTCCTCAAAAAACTCAAGAGCGCCGGGATCGAACCCAAGCCCCGCCAGGCCAAGAAAAAACCGGCAAAACCCCGCCCAGATTCCCAGAACCTCAACCCcaataaaaagaagaagcaaaaaGCTAGAAACTCCGAACAACCTCTCCGGCAAGCCGATCAGACCACGCCGCCGGAGAAAACCCAGAATCGGACAAAAGTTTACGCTCCGAAACCCATCAGGCTCTCCCCGCCGGGGATCTCGAGGATCAACAGCCTCGAAGACGTCGCCGGCAGCGCCTCCTCCAGCTCCGGCGAGGTCGACAACAAAGCGGCGGTTACAGCGGACCCGCCGCCGTTCATCCCGTGGCACTTATACGAGCTAGGAGGAGACGTGGACTTCTGTGATCAAATCCTGGACGGCTGTGATCTCTCCTCCCCTAAGTGCTCGGGCCCCACCACTGATGGCCTTCTGGAGAAGGTGTACGATGAGTATCTCCACCTTCTTTCCGAGAATTGCTTTGAATCTTTGACCGATGATTATTTGTGCGATTATCCTTTCGTGGACGATAATGTAGCCCCGACAACATCGAGCAATAATTCGGATCTTAATTAA
- the LOC116028096 gene encoding probable trehalase isoform X2: MAGIETTQASANCVPADAGPVVPTTPLVTFLERLQETALRTFGHDGFDPKKYVDMALKEELSRTVEAFQSVTRGGNGSIPRSELEGFMGKYLVGPDKDLVYAEPVDFVGEPEGFLSKVESPEVRKWGLELHLLWKNLSRKVGDQVLERPGFHTLLPLKNPVIIPGSRFQEVYYWDSYWVIRGLLAGNMYETAKGIVANLISLIDQFGYVLNGARAYYSNRSQPPLLSSMVVDIYKRTGDMDLIKMSLPALLKEHEFWNSGMHKVIIQDAQGVNHSLSRYYAMWNKPRPESSTIDTETASKLSSACEKKHLYREIATTAESGWDFSSRWMRDGSDLTTLATTSVLPVDLNAFILKLELDIVFLASIIGENNIAERFNEASQARKIAINSIFWDTETGQWYDYWLSNSKFACEGVYKWDSLNQNKKPFASNFVPLWIDLFNKDKMTVQKTIQSLQSSGLLLPAGIAMTLSNTGQQWDFPNGWAPLQHIIVEGLTRSGSAEARSLAQDIARRWIRTNYEVYKKTGAMYEKYDVEKCGQYGGGGEYVSQTGFGWSNGVVLAFLEEFGWPKDLKMDC; encoded by the exons ATGGCCGGAATCGAGACAACACAAGCGTCGGCGAACTGTGTTCCGGCCGACGCCGGCCCGGTGGTGCCCACAACCCCGTTGGTGACTTTTCTTGAAAGGCTACAAGAAACGGCTCTTCGGACTTTTGGGCACGACGGGTTTGACCCGAAGAAATACGTGGACATGGCGCTGAAGGAAGAGCTTTCGAGGACTGTGGAGGCGTTTCAGAGTGTTACGAGAGGTGGGAACGGGTCAATTCCCAGATCGGAGCTGGAGGGGTTTATGGGTAAGTATTTGGTGGGTCCTGATAAGGATTTGGTGTATGCTGAGCCGGTAGATTTTGTGGGGGAGCCAGAAGGGTTCTTGAGCAAAGTGGAGAGCCCTGAGGTGAGGAAATGGGGTCTGGAGCTCCATCTTCTCTGGAAGAATTTGAGTAGGAAGGTGGGGGATCAAGTTCTGGAGAGGCCCGGTTTTCATACATTGCTGCCCTTGAAGAATCCGGTTATAATCCCGGGATCACGGTTTCAAGAGGTTTATTATTGGGATTCTTATTGGGTCATCAG GGGCTTGTTAGCGGGCAACATGTATGAAACTGCAAAAGGAATTGTTGCTAATCTTATTTCACTTATTGATCAATTTGGATACGTTCTTAATGGTGCACGGGCATACTACAGTAACAGAAG CCAGCCTCCACTTTTGAGTTCAATGGTTGTTGATATATACAAACGAACTGGTGATATGGATCTGATAAAAATGTCTCTTCCTGCACTGCTTAAGGAGCATGAGTTTTGGAATTCAG GTATGCATAAAGTGATCATTCAGGATGCTCAAGGAGTGAATCACAGCTTAAGTCGGTACTATGCAATGTGGAACAAACCCCGACCGGAATCTTCAACAATT GACACGGAAACAGCTTCCAAACTTTCGAGTGCCTGTGAGAAAAAACACTTGTACCGCGAAATTGCAACAACTGCTGAATCTGGATGGGATTTTAGTTCAAGATGGATGAG GGACGGATCCGATCTCACAACACTAGCTACAACTTCAGTTCTCCCAGTGGATCTTAATGCGTTCATTCTTAAG TTGGAACTTGATATAGTCTTTCTAGCAAGCATTATCGGAGAAAATAACATAGCTGAACGTTTTAACGAGGCTTCACAAGCTAGAAAAATTGCAATCAACTCTATTTTCTGGGACACAGAGACAGGACAGTGGTATGATTACTGGCTCAGCAATAGCAAATTTGCATGCGAG GGTGTCTATAAGTGGGATAGTTTGAACCAGAACAAAAAACCGTTTGCTTCAAACTTCGTTCCCTTATGGATCGATTTGTTTAACAAAG ATAAAATGACAGTTCAGAAGACTATCCAAAGCCTTCAAAGCTCGGGACTGCTTCTTCCGGCAGGAATTGCAATGACGTTGTCAAATACAGGACAACAATG GGACTTTCCTAATGGTTGGGCACCTCTTCAACACATAATTGTTGAAGGCCTTACTAGGTCCGGGTCAGCGGAGGCAAGATCATTAGCCCAAGATATTGCGAGGAGGTGGATAAGAACTAACTACGAAGTGTACAAGAAAACCGGGGCAATGTACGAGAAGTATGATGTTGAAAAATGCGGGCAGTATGGAGGTGGCGGTGAATATGTATCCCAA ACTGGTTTTGGGTGGTCAAATGGAGTTGTGTTGGCCTTCTTGGAGGAATTTGGATGGCCTAAAGACTTGAAGATGGACTGTTAG
- the LOC116028096 gene encoding probable trehalase isoform X1: MATFLQEIGKNYVRILTLFFLIIAMAGIETTQASANCVPADAGPVVPTTPLVTFLERLQETALRTFGHDGFDPKKYVDMALKEELSRTVEAFQSVTRGGNGSIPRSELEGFMGKYLVGPDKDLVYAEPVDFVGEPEGFLSKVESPEVRKWGLELHLLWKNLSRKVGDQVLERPGFHTLLPLKNPVIIPGSRFQEVYYWDSYWVIRGLLAGNMYETAKGIVANLISLIDQFGYVLNGARAYYSNRSQPPLLSSMVVDIYKRTGDMDLIKMSLPALLKEHEFWNSGMHKVIIQDAQGVNHSLSRYYAMWNKPRPESSTIDTETASKLSSACEKKHLYREIATTAESGWDFSSRWMRDGSDLTTLATTSVLPVDLNAFILKLELDIVFLASIIGENNIAERFNEASQARKIAINSIFWDTETGQWYDYWLSNSKFACEGVYKWDSLNQNKKPFASNFVPLWIDLFNKDKMTVQKTIQSLQSSGLLLPAGIAMTLSNTGQQWDFPNGWAPLQHIIVEGLTRSGSAEARSLAQDIARRWIRTNYEVYKKTGAMYEKYDVEKCGQYGGGGEYVSQTGFGWSNGVVLAFLEEFGWPKDLKMDC, translated from the exons ATGGCTACTTTTCTGCAAGAAATAGGTAAAAACTACGTACGGATTCTCACATTGTTCTTCTTAATAATAGCCATGGCCGGAATCGAGACAACACAAGCGTCGGCGAACTGTGTTCCGGCCGACGCCGGCCCGGTGGTGCCCACAACCCCGTTGGTGACTTTTCTTGAAAGGCTACAAGAAACGGCTCTTCGGACTTTTGGGCACGACGGGTTTGACCCGAAGAAATACGTGGACATGGCGCTGAAGGAAGAGCTTTCGAGGACTGTGGAGGCGTTTCAGAGTGTTACGAGAGGTGGGAACGGGTCAATTCCCAGATCGGAGCTGGAGGGGTTTATGGGTAAGTATTTGGTGGGTCCTGATAAGGATTTGGTGTATGCTGAGCCGGTAGATTTTGTGGGGGAGCCAGAAGGGTTCTTGAGCAAAGTGGAGAGCCCTGAGGTGAGGAAATGGGGTCTGGAGCTCCATCTTCTCTGGAAGAATTTGAGTAGGAAGGTGGGGGATCAAGTTCTGGAGAGGCCCGGTTTTCATACATTGCTGCCCTTGAAGAATCCGGTTATAATCCCGGGATCACGGTTTCAAGAGGTTTATTATTGGGATTCTTATTGGGTCATCAG GGGCTTGTTAGCGGGCAACATGTATGAAACTGCAAAAGGAATTGTTGCTAATCTTATTTCACTTATTGATCAATTTGGATACGTTCTTAATGGTGCACGGGCATACTACAGTAACAGAAG CCAGCCTCCACTTTTGAGTTCAATGGTTGTTGATATATACAAACGAACTGGTGATATGGATCTGATAAAAATGTCTCTTCCTGCACTGCTTAAGGAGCATGAGTTTTGGAATTCAG GTATGCATAAAGTGATCATTCAGGATGCTCAAGGAGTGAATCACAGCTTAAGTCGGTACTATGCAATGTGGAACAAACCCCGACCGGAATCTTCAACAATT GACACGGAAACAGCTTCCAAACTTTCGAGTGCCTGTGAGAAAAAACACTTGTACCGCGAAATTGCAACAACTGCTGAATCTGGATGGGATTTTAGTTCAAGATGGATGAG GGACGGATCCGATCTCACAACACTAGCTACAACTTCAGTTCTCCCAGTGGATCTTAATGCGTTCATTCTTAAG TTGGAACTTGATATAGTCTTTCTAGCAAGCATTATCGGAGAAAATAACATAGCTGAACGTTTTAACGAGGCTTCACAAGCTAGAAAAATTGCAATCAACTCTATTTTCTGGGACACAGAGACAGGACAGTGGTATGATTACTGGCTCAGCAATAGCAAATTTGCATGCGAG GGTGTCTATAAGTGGGATAGTTTGAACCAGAACAAAAAACCGTTTGCTTCAAACTTCGTTCCCTTATGGATCGATTTGTTTAACAAAG ATAAAATGACAGTTCAGAAGACTATCCAAAGCCTTCAAAGCTCGGGACTGCTTCTTCCGGCAGGAATTGCAATGACGTTGTCAAATACAGGACAACAATG GGACTTTCCTAATGGTTGGGCACCTCTTCAACACATAATTGTTGAAGGCCTTACTAGGTCCGGGTCAGCGGAGGCAAGATCATTAGCCCAAGATATTGCGAGGAGGTGGATAAGAACTAACTACGAAGTGTACAAGAAAACCGGGGCAATGTACGAGAAGTATGATGTTGAAAAATGCGGGCAGTATGGAGGTGGCGGTGAATATGTATCCCAA ACTGGTTTTGGGTGGTCAAATGGAGTTGTGTTGGCCTTCTTGGAGGAATTTGGATGGCCTAAAGACTTGAAGATGGACTGTTAG